From a region of the Dictyostelium discoideum AX4 chromosome 2 chromosome, whole genome shotgun sequence genome:
- the pfkA gene encoding hypothetical protein: protein MTTTSKIINDGEGEDVKGNKNINKKSLIDENRLDEKKDLLSDKVESKTHCSVKRMAVLTSGGDSSGMNPAIRAFARQVMLKGAKVFAVREGYNGLVNDSIVPLNWGSVAGIISRGGTIIGTARSAEFRTREGRKRAVFNLVKNRIDNLLVIGGDGSLTGANLLRTEWCSLLEELVKDGKLTLDVMEHFPILSIAGIVGSIDNDMCGTDLTVGADTATKRILEAIDSILSTAVSHQRSFVIEVMGRNCGWLALASGVATGADYILIPESPPDDGWEQTMADNLERGRLSGRRCSLVIVSEGAIDRQGKPITSAYVRQFLEDKGHDARITILGHVQRGGTPTFLDRYIATRMGIEAANYFYDSTIEQLKQPVLIGMSGMDTIRSPLMECVQKTQSIASLIKERRFNEVVDVRGGMFKEFYEIFIACSNLHRRKVESKGMGVLILHSGGPSPGMNPCVRAFTRLGIDHGYTMYGCFNGFGGLALGEIEQLHWMTVNGWSVMGGAELGTNRSIPNDSNIEAIIATLERFKINAILMFGGFNGYLGIAKLYEYREKYQQLKRISIIGAPGTIANNVPGTNISIGSDTSLNNTLDALDKIKQSAVASRRLFVVEVMGAHCGYLAAMSSLTSGAERSYIMERGITLNTLTKDLEMFVERFKREHRIGLIIKSELASNTYSTHFIYSLFKEEGKHLFDVRESILGHLQQGGTPSAIDRIFSTRLMNHYYQFLENDLKEHGHLQMNGCIGFIDGGIHYTPMQEMIEEMSDKFRRPRSQWWMDLVETSQNISVFPLDDPSSTNFEGCNSNLSEQDRPIKKSDISSPTSYSQKTFDPNVNPQFTL, encoded by the coding sequence atgacaacAACGtcaaaaatcattaatgatGGTGAAGGTGAAGATGTTAaaggtaataaaaatataaataaaaaaagtttaattgatgaaaatagattagatgaaaaaaaagatttattaagtGATAAAGTTGAGAGTAAAACCCATTGTTCAGTAAAGAGAATGGCAGTATTAACATCAGGAGGTGATAGCAGTGGTATGAATCCAGCAATTAGAGCATTTGCAAGACAAGTAATGTTAAAAGGAGCAAAAGTATTTGCAGTTAGGGAAGGTTATAATGGTTTGGTTAACGATTCAATTGTACCTTTGAATTGGGGATCAGTAGCAGGTATTATCTCCCGTGGTGGTACAATCATTGGTACAGCAAGAAGTGCTGAATTTCGTACACGTGAGGGTAGAAAGAGAGCCGTATTCAATTTGGTGAAGAATAGAATCGACAATCTATTGGTTATAGGTGGTGATGGCTCATTGACAGGCGCAAATTTATTGAGAACTGAATGGTGTTCATTGCTTGAGGAGTTGGTCAAAGATGGCAAGTTGACATTGGACGTTATGGAGCATTTCCCAATTTTATCAATCGCTGGTATAGTAGGATCGATCGATAATGATATGTGTGGCACAGATTTAACGGTTGGTGCTGATACAGCAACCAAGAGAATTTTAGAGGCAATCGATTCAATTCTATCGACAGCAGTTTCACATCAACGTAGTTTTGTCATTGAAGTTATGGGAAGAAATTGTGGTTGGTTGGCATTGGCATCGGGTGTTGCAACAGGTGCAGATTATATATTGATACCTGAATCACCACCAGATGATGGTTGGGAGCAAACTATGGCTGATAATCTTGAAAGGGGTAGATTGTCAGGAAGAAGATGCAGTTTGGTCATTGTGTCAGAAGGTGCAATCGATCGTCAAGGCAAACCAATCACTTCAGCCTATGTTAGACAATTCCTTGAGGATAAAGGCCACGATGCAAGAATCACCATTCTTGGTCATGTACAACGTGGTGGTACACCAACATTTTTAGATCGTTACATTGCAACTCGTATGGGTATAGAAGCAGCAAACTATTTCTATGATTCAACCATTGAACAATTGAAACAACCTGTATTGATCGGTATGAGTGGTATGGATACCATTCGTTCACCATTGATGGAATGTGTACAAAAGACTCAATCAATTGCATCACTCATCAAGGAGAGACGTTTCAATGAGGTTGTCGATGTTAGAGGTGGTATGTTTAAAGAGTTTTATGAGATCTTCATTGCATGTTCAAATTTACATCGTAGAAAGGTTGAGAGCAAGGGAATGGGTGTTTTAATACTTCATAGTGGTGGTCCATCACCAGGTATGAACCCATGTGTTCGTGCTTTCACTCGTTTAGGTATTGATCATGGTTACACAATGTATGGTTGCTTCAATGGATTTGGTGGTTTAGCATTGGGTGAAATTGAACAATTACATTGGATGACTGTAAATGGTTGGTCTGTTATGGGTGGTGCAGAATTGGGTACCAATCGTTCCATTCCAAATGATAGTAACATAGAGGCTATCATTGCAACTCTTGAAcgttttaaaatcaatgcAATTCTAATGTTTGGTGGATTCAATGGTTATTTGGGCATAGCAAAACTCTACGAATATAGAGAGAAATATCAACAACTTAAACGTATCTCAATCATTGGTGCACCTGGTACCATTGCAAACAACGTACCAGGTACAAATATCTCAATTGGAAGTGATACCTCTTTGAATAACACATTGGATGCATTAGATAAAATCAAACAATCAGCAGTGGCATCACGTCGTTTATTCGTCGTGGAGGTCATGGGTGCCCATTGTGGTTATTTGGCTGCAATGAGTTCTTTAACCTCAGGTGCTGAACGTTCATATATAATGGAAAGAGGTATCACATTGAATACACTAACCAAGGATTTGGAAATGTTTGTTGAACGTTTCAAACGTGAACATAGAATTGGTCTAATTATTAAGAGTGAACTTGCTAGCAACACCTACTCAACTCATTTCATTTATTCACTCTTCAAAGAAGAAGGTAAACATTTATTCGATGTCCGTGAATCTATACTCGGTCATTTACAACAAGGTGGTACTCCTTCTGCAATTGATCGTATCTTTTCAACTCGTTtaatgaatcattattatcaattcttGGAAAACGATCTCAAAGAACATGGTCATCTTCAAATGAATGGTTGTATTGGTTTCATTGATGGTGGTATTCATTACACTCCAATGCAAGAAATGATCGAAGAAATGTCTGATAAATTTAGACGTCCTCGTTCCCAATGGTGGATGGATTTGGTTGAAACCTCTCAAAATATCTCTGTTTTCCCTTTAGATGACCCTTCCTCTACTAATTTCGAAGGttgtaattcaaatttatcgGAACAAGATAGACCTATTAAAAAATCTGATATTTCTTCTCCAACCTCTTATTCTCAAAAAACTTTTGACCCAAATGTTAATCCACAATTTActctataa
- the coq9 gene encoding ubiquinone biosynthesis protein: MISNILKKSNSLFLRSTLSSNKFTNVTILRNSLFLNNNNNDNNTNIKQTYNKINFFSTTVPNQNEKIELKQEQIKQEQQQQPEQQPEQQTNKINNEIELKIKILENSLKYVNSYGWTSEAVSKACIEMGYPPITQGILGEDSAYELALYFVTKCNTDLMIKLSDAENSEQQLLSGLSKKEKVKLALKLRLSMIKPFIGRWSEAMQLLANPKNIVNSSPSMLTLVDNIWYLVGDKSSDFDWYAKRGLLIALYTSAELFMLSDTSVDHSNTWRFVDDRVDDLIKTIKFKNDIEETVGITLNTFLQKIKK; encoded by the exons ATGATTTCcaacatattaaaaaaaagcaatAGTCTTTTTTTAAGAAGCACTTTatcttcaaataaatttacaaatgttacaattttaagaaattcattatttttaaataataataataatgataataatacaaatattaaacaaacatataataaaataaatttcttttcaacTACAGTACcaaatcaaaatgaaaaaatagaattaaaacaagaacaaataaaacaagaacaacaacaacaaccagaACAACAACCAGAACAACaaactaataaaataaataatgaaattgaattaaaaattaaaattttagaaaattcattaaaatatgTAAATTCATATGGATGGACATCAGAAGCAGTTAGTAAAGCATGTATTGAAATGGGATATCCACCAATTACTCAAGGTATTTTGGGTGAAGATTCAGCATATGAATTGGCATTATACTTTGTTACTAAATGTAATACAGATTTAATGATTAAATTAAGTGATGCTGAAAATAGtgaacaacaattattatcaggtttatcaaaaaaagaaaaagtgaAATTAGCTTTGAAATTAAGATTATCAATGATCAAACCTTTTATTGGAAGATGGTCTGAAGCAATGCAACTTTTAGCAAATCCAAAAAATATCGTAAATAGTTCTCCTTCAATGTTAACTTTAGTTGATAATATTTGGTATTTAGTTGGTGATAAATCTTCTGAT tttgattGGTATGCCAAACGTGGACTTTTAATTGCATTATACACTTCAGCAGAATTATTTATGTTATCAGATACATCAGTTGATCATTCCAACACTTGGAGATTCGTAGATGATCGTGTTGATGATctaattaaaactattaaattcaaGAACGAT attgaagAAACTGTTGGAATTACATTAAACACATttcttcaaaaaattaaaaaataa
- a CDS encoding hypothetical protein (Similar to Dictyostelium discoideum (Slime mold). carbonic anhydrase) has product MSAPNNNNNNNNTSPRQTTTSPTTTAAVTTKAPGPFHSHSTPQYLNCAPNCNTCTSPNVNSIEIDQLIANNHAWSTRIKQEDPGFFTHLAEAQKPRFLWIGCSDSRVPAERLTGLESGQLFVHRNVANLVIHTDLNCLSVVQYAVEVLQVEHIIICGHYGCELGLINNWLLHIRDLTFKHATMISMLEGNRKRLLDTLCELNVVEQCFNLGNSTVMQSAWKRGQDVKIHGWIYGIQDGYLRDLGITASSRDTLESNYKNSIQKLKENISLSTSN; this is encoded by the exons atgagtgcaccaaacaataataataataataataatacatcaccaagacaaacaacaacatcaccaacaacaacagcagcagtAACAACAAAAGCTCCTGGACCATTTCATTCACATTCCACAcctcaatatttaaattgtgCACCAAATTGTAATACATGTACATCACCAAATGTAAATTCAATAGAGATAGATCAATTGATAGCTAATAATCATGCCTGGTCAACTAGAATCAAACAAGAGGATCCAGGATTTTTCACACATTTAGCAGAGGCACAAAAACCACGTTTCCTTTGGATCGGTTGTTCCGATAGTCGTGTTCCAGCTGAGCGTTTAACTGGTCTTGAAAGTGGTCAACTATTTGTTCACCGTAATGTAGCCAATTTGGTAATTCACACcgatttaaattgtttatcGGTTGTCCAATACGCTGTGGAAGTATTACAAGTTGAACATATCATCATTTGTGGTCATTATGGTTGTG AGTTGGGTTTAATCAATAATTGGTTACTTCACATTAGAGATCTCACCTTCAAACACGCCACTATGATCTCAATGTTGGAGGGCAATAGAAAACGTCTCTTGGATACCTTGTGTGAATTAAATGTAGTAGAACAATGTTTCAATTTAGGTAATTCAACAGTTATGCAATCCGCCTGGAAAAGAGGTCAAGATGTTAAAATTCATGGTTGGATTTACGGTATTCAAGATGGTTATCTTCGTGATTTAGGTATCACTGCTTCATCTCGTGATACTTTAgaatcaaattataaaaattcaattcaaaaattaaaagaaaatatttcattaaGTACAAGtaactaa